One region of Alphaproteobacteria bacterium genomic DNA includes:
- a CDS encoding response regulator, with the protein MNEPAGGRAQILVVEDDRLHREFIAQILDNIGHSVTIAYDGSDALELAKQYDFDLILMDIEMPGIDGIETARRLRDMKRHREIAETPIIAISVEPDDARRAACLDAGMVDFIPKSIWKPKWEPDIREKIDAWLQNKTKHEKTA; encoded by the coding sequence ATGAACGAGCCAGCTGGCGGCAGGGCGCAGATTTTGGTCGTTGAAGACGACCGCCTCCACCGCGAATTTATCGCGCAAATACTCGATAACATCGGTCATTCCGTAACCATTGCCTATGACGGAAGCGATGCGCTTGAGCTTGCGAAACAATACGACTTCGATCTGATTCTGATGGATATCGAAATGCCGGGCATTGACGGCATTGAAACGGCAAGACGGCTGCGCGACATGAAGCGCCACCGCGAGATTGCCGAAACGCCGATCATTGCGATCTCCGTTGAGCCCGACGATGCACGAAGAGCCGCATGCCTGGATGCCGGCATGGTCGATTTTATTCCCAAAAGCATCTGGAAACCGAAATGGGAGCCGGACATACGCGAGAAAATCGATGCATGGCTGCAAAACAAGACCAAGCATGAAAAAACTGCATGA
- a CDS encoding alanine transaminase has translation MALPEEFARIARLPPYVFGITGELKMAARRRGEDIIDFGMGNPDGPTPPHIVAKLVETAQRGDTHGYSVSRGIPRLRRAICHWYKNRYGVEFDPESEAIVTIGSKEGIAHLALATMDRGDSILVPNPSYPIHIYGPVIAGANVVNVQLTPDVDFFAELERSIRTAVPKPKMLIINFPANPTAQCVELDFFERIVALAREHSIYVVQDLAYADICFDGWKCPSIMQVPGARDVAVEFFTLSKSYNMAGWRIGFMVGNKTLVGALARIKGYYDYGTFTPIQVAAIAALEGPQDCVSDICATYQARRDVLVKGLHESGWMVDKPKASMYIWAKIPEPYANLGSLEFTKKLLLDAKVSVSPGIGFGEFGDTHVRFALIENEERSRQAIRGIKGMFRKDGLLKAA, from the coding sequence ATGGCGCTCCCCGAAGAGTTCGCGCGTATCGCGCGGCTACCCCCTTATGTATTTGGCATCACCGGCGAATTGAAGATGGCAGCCCGCCGCCGCGGCGAGGACATCATCGATTTCGGCATGGGCAACCCGGACGGGCCCACGCCGCCGCATATCGTGGCCAAGCTGGTGGAAACCGCGCAGCGCGGCGATACGCACGGCTATTCGGTTTCGCGCGGCATCCCGCGGCTGCGGCGCGCCATTTGTCACTGGTACAAGAATCGCTACGGGGTCGAGTTCGATCCGGAGAGCGAGGCGATCGTCACCATCGGCTCCAAGGAAGGGATCGCGCATCTTGCGCTGGCGACAATGGACCGGGGCGACAGCATCCTTGTGCCCAACCCCAGCTACCCTATCCATATTTATGGCCCCGTGATCGCGGGCGCCAATGTTGTGAACGTACAGCTGACGCCGGATGTCGATTTCTTTGCCGAACTGGAACGTTCGATCCGCACCGCCGTGCCCAAACCGAAGATGCTGATCATCAACTTTCCCGCCAACCCGACCGCGCAATGTGTCGAGCTGGATTTTTTCGAACGCATTGTCGCGCTGGCACGCGAACACAGCATTTATGTCGTGCAGGATCTCGCTTACGCCGATATCTGCTTCGATGGATGGAAATGTCCTTCCATCATGCAGGTGCCGGGAGCGCGCGACGTAGCGGTGGAATTTTTTACCCTGAGCAAAAGCTACAACATGGCAGGCTGGCGCATCGGCTTCATGGTTGGCAACAAAACGCTTGTTGGCGCGCTTGCGCGCATCAAAGGTTACTACGATTACGGCACCTTTACGCCCATACAGGTTGCCGCCATTGCCGCGCTGGAAGGGCCGCAGGATTGCGTTTCGGATATCTGCGCCACCTATCAGGCGCGGCGCGACGTGCTTGTGAAGGGCTTGCACGAATCCGGCTGGATGGTCGATAAGCCGAAGGCCAGCATGTATATATGGGCGAAGATCCCTGAACCCTATGCCAATCTCGGTTCGCTCGAATTCACCAAGAAACTTTTGCTGGATGCCAAGGTTTCGGTTTCGCCCGGCATCGGATTCGGTGAATTTGGCGATACGCATGTGCGCTTCGCCCTGATCGAAAACGAAGAACGCAGCCGGCAAGCCATTCGTGGCATCAAGGGCATGTTCAGGAAAGATGGTTTGCTGAAAGCCGCCTAG
- a CDS encoding response regulator — protein MSSSKNPLDSIGAMFGRRPRPVTQTPDVTEQKQEVRILLIEDSAGDVLMVKHLLGEVASDYDFAFTDVARLVDAFRLMEQERFDIIMLDLNLLDFDGVVSVAVLHGEKPEVPIIVYSGTDNDRVREQAMLNGAVRYLVKGQENGTAIYKAIENVLDNRPQA, from the coding sequence ATGTCTTCATCAAAGAATCCTCTCGATAGCATTGGCGCCATGTTCGGCCGTCGCCCCAGGCCCGTGACGCAAACCCCCGATGTTACGGAACAGAAGCAGGAAGTTCGTATTCTGTTGATCGAGGACAGCGCAGGCGATGTGCTGATGGTCAAGCATCTTTTGGGCGAAGTTGCGTCAGACTATGATTTTGCGTTTACCGATGTGGCCCGGCTTGTCGATGCTTTCCGTCTTATGGAGCAGGAAAGATTCGACATCATCATGCTTGATCTCAACTTGCTTGATTTTGATGGCGTGGTTTCCGTCGCCGTTCTGCACGGGGAAAAACCGGAAGTGCCGATCATCGTTTACAGCGGCACCGATAATGACCGTGTGCGGGAGCAAGCCATGTTGAACGGAGCGGTTCGCTACCTTGTAAAGGGGCAGGAAAACGGCACCGCCATCTATAAAGCCATTGAAAACGTGCTCGATAACCGGCCACAGGCCTGA
- a CDS encoding response regulator, which yields MAEAPLHFLLFEDNPGDIELTREAFAESGLGGELHVARDGQEGLDFLYKHINKDTQQPCPDAVLLDLNMPRMDGREVLATMQKDARLQNIPVFLLIGTEIEHSLLNSDKRLQGYSTIVKPVEAGKLAAAANIIKNDGHKTTPAGRKGTSATTSGENAPPDNDVAQAFQDFVYHISHDLRAPLRGINFFAKRIGLRIGTSLDDDSRQSLAIVIDNGTRMQDMLDGLLLYSRLCSASLGKPGTTTDTAQVFKACTETLGDKVRAAHARIEIGALPALPMAAEHLARLFLCLLDNAVKFTRPGQEPHITLAASESPEGWHFVMQDNGQGIGVRHKEEIFKIFKRLYREDEYPGVGVGLALARKIVERYGGRIWAESDGSTGSSFHFTIPPRP from the coding sequence ATGGCCGAAGCGCCGCTCCATTTCCTATTGTTCGAAGATAACCCCGGCGATATTGAGCTGACGCGCGAAGCGTTCGCCGAAAGCGGCCTTGGCGGCGAATTGCATGTCGCGCGCGACGGACAGGAAGGCCTTGATTTTCTCTACAAGCACATCAACAAGGATACGCAGCAACCCTGCCCGGATGCCGTTCTGCTTGATCTTAACATGCCGCGCATGGACGGCCGTGAAGTGCTTGCCACCATGCAAAAAGATGCACGGCTCCAGAACATACCCGTCTTTCTTTTAATCGGCACCGAGATCGAGCATAGCCTGCTCAACAGCGATAAGCGGCTGCAGGGATACAGCACGATTGTGAAACCTGTCGAAGCCGGCAAACTGGCCGCCGCCGCCAACATCATCAAGAATGACGGACACAAAACCACCCCGGCCGGGCGCAAAGGCACAAGCGCGACGACGTCCGGGGAAAACGCGCCGCCCGACAATGATGTGGCCCAGGCTTTCCAGGATTTTGTCTATCACATATCGCACGATTTGCGCGCGCCGCTACGCGGTATCAATTTTTTCGCCAAGCGAATTGGATTGAGGATCGGCACATCGCTGGATGACGACAGCAGGCAATCGCTGGCGATCGTAATCGACAACGGCACCCGCATGCAGGATATGCTCGATGGCCTGTTACTGTATTCACGCCTTTGCTCCGCCTCTCTCGGCAAACCCGGCACCACGACAGACACGGCACAGGTGTTCAAGGCATGCACGGAAACGTTGGGTGATAAAGTCAGGGCTGCGCATGCGCGCATTGAAATCGGCGCGTTGCCCGCATTGCCGATGGCCGCCGAGCATCTGGCGCGCCTGTTTCTGTGCCTTCTGGATAACGCCGTGAAATTCACGCGGCCCGGACAGGAACCGCATATTACGCTGGCCGCAAGTGAAAGCCCGGAAGGATGGCATTTCGTGATGCAGGATAATGGCCAGGGCATCGGCGTTCGCCACAAGGAAGAAATATTCAAAATTTTTAAACGCCTGTACCGGGAAGACGAATACCCGGGCGTTGGGGTGGGCCTCGCGCTTGCGCGCAAGATTGTGGAGCGCTATGGCGGTCGCATCTGGGCGGAATCTGACGGCAGCACAGGCTCCAGCTTCCACTTCACGATCCCTCCAAGGCCGTAA
- a CDS encoding response regulator, whose amino-acid sequence MQKNHTTIPRLYNPGSIAARHGHNFYVHPARGGHQREHCTTTLKVCGGIMETAQINILVIEDNPADAELVTEVLGEQIPHAHMHVARDGEEGIDYLYQRNMHSDAPRPDFVLLDLNLPKRSGLEILQAMKGDPALRLMPIIVFTSSEAPRDIEKCYCLSANCYITKPSDLDLFTDKMKMVANFWCQMAQLPDKTMCCQI is encoded by the coding sequence ATGCAAAAAAATCATACAACAATACCAAGGCTGTACAATCCAGGTTCAATCGCAGCAAGGCACGGGCACAACTTTTACGTTCACCCTGCCCGCGGCGGACATCAACGAGAGCACTGCACCACAACCCTAAAGGTATGCGGAGGCATCATGGAAACGGCGCAAATCAATATCCTCGTCATCGAAGACAACCCGGCCGATGCCGAGCTGGTCACGGAAGTTCTTGGCGAGCAGATACCCCACGCGCACATGCATGTGGCGCGTGACGGCGAAGAGGGGATCGATTACCTTTACCAGCGCAACATGCACAGCGATGCGCCGCGGCCGGACTTTGTGTTGCTGGATCTAAACTTGCCTAAAAGAAGCGGCCTCGAGATATTGCAGGCCATGAAGGGGGATCCCGCGCTTAGATTGATGCCTATCATTGTATTCACAAGCTCGGAAGCGCCGCGCGACATCGAAAAATGCTACTGCCTTTCCGCAAATTGCTATATAACGAAACCGTCCGATCTGGATCTGTTCACCGACAAAATGAAAATGGTGGCAAATTTCTGGTGCCAAATGGCACAGCTTCCGGACAAGACAATGTGCTGCCAAATCTGA
- a CDS encoding PAS domain S-box protein → MPDVNPLTEPNTTAESLGTQLLRAIPYFTAWFVIAIACGMFFLLCVYNKDLVLDNVWLFDMQFNTALMFAASGIGLLATIKRINLFAIPASVFVILFSLLTFLQYIIPGLDVGTDQLFFVAPDYHPYTPSGRMAPNTCIAFICMGSALLVIALGDASNSRTAVIAETLAFLVFALGAESVAGYLHDITVAYSWGSTTRMSPHTALSDILLGTGLLSLVWLRQSTRISAMPLWIPGGLCFLILMCDVATPRGVASGIAYIPLIFCSLWFFQPRSTFFFAAIASALSIVGFLIKPSGESPEWTVLLNRVITIGALWFVAMLVYMRRHMETQLYDSESKLRAIVDHTIDGLITINERGTVESFNAACERIFGYSAGEVIGQNIKMLMPEPYHGEHDGYLRNYLTTGDAKIIGSAGREVAARRKNGTVFPIDLSISSFRLKGGQYFSGIIRDITDRKYAEAEKERLIHQLTASNTELERFAYICSHDLQEPLRMITSFSQKLSEHLADKMDEKARHYFDYIKDGAERSRQLVNDVLTYARIGGEQERNKTVNTQEIFDTVTLDLSQRIADCNGAVTHGHMPLVRANPTHVRQLLQNLIGNGLKFHGEIPPRVHVEAKQKGEMYSFSVADNGIGIAPAYHAKIFDIFQRLHSRHEYGGTGIGLAICKKIIQQYQGCTIQVQSQQGTGTTFTFTLPAADINESTAPQP, encoded by the coding sequence GCTGTTCGATATGCAATTCAACACGGCGCTGATGTTCGCCGCAAGCGGCATCGGTCTTCTGGCGACGATAAAGCGGATCAACTTGTTTGCGATTCCTGCTTCGGTTTTTGTGATTCTGTTCAGTCTGCTGACCTTTCTGCAATACATCATACCCGGGCTTGATGTCGGCACCGATCAGCTGTTTTTTGTAGCGCCCGATTATCACCCCTACACACCGTCCGGGCGCATGGCGCCCAACACATGCATCGCATTTATATGCATGGGCAGCGCGTTGCTGGTTATAGCGCTTGGGGATGCATCCAACAGCCGCACCGCCGTTATCGCCGAAACACTGGCTTTTCTGGTTTTCGCACTTGGCGCGGAAAGTGTTGCAGGTTATTTGCACGATATAACGGTAGCGTATAGCTGGGGCAGCACGACACGGATGTCGCCGCACACTGCGCTGTCGGATATCCTGCTTGGCACGGGCTTGCTGTCTCTTGTTTGGCTACGGCAATCGACCCGCATCTCGGCCATGCCGCTCTGGATCCCCGGCGGCCTATGCTTTTTGATTTTGATGTGCGATGTCGCCACGCCGCGCGGCGTGGCGTCCGGCATCGCTTATATTCCGTTGATCTTCTGCAGCCTGTGGTTCTTCCAGCCCCGCAGCACTTTCTTTTTCGCCGCCATCGCATCGGCACTTTCGATTGTCGGTTTCCTGATCAAGCCATCGGGCGAATCCCCGGAATGGACGGTTCTTCTGAACCGCGTCATCACCATTGGCGCGCTTTGGTTTGTCGCCATGCTTGTCTATATGCGGCGACACATGGAAACCCAGCTTTACGACAGTGAAAGCAAGCTGCGTGCGATTGTTGACCACACCATTGACGGGCTTATCACCATCAATGAACGCGGGACCGTTGAAAGCTTCAATGCGGCGTGCGAACGCATCTTTGGTTATAGCGCGGGCGAAGTCATCGGGCAGAACATCAAGATGCTGATGCCCGAACCTTACCACGGCGAACATGACGGATATTTACGAAACTATCTTACCACGGGCGACGCCAAGATCATCGGCAGCGCGGGACGCGAGGTCGCCGCCAGGCGCAAGAATGGCACGGTTTTCCCGATCGATCTTTCTATCAGCAGCTTCCGGCTCAAGGGCGGGCAGTATTTTTCAGGCATCATCCGCGACATCACGGACCGCAAATATGCCGAAGCGGAAAAAGAACGGCTGATCCACCAATTGACGGCATCAAACACGGAACTGGAACGCTTTGCCTATATCTGTTCCCATGATTTGCAGGAGCCGCTGCGCATGATCACCAGCTTCTCGCAGAAGCTGAGCGAACATCTGGCCGACAAGATGGACGAAAAGGCGCGTCACTATTTCGATTATATCAAGGACGGCGCCGAACGATCGCGACAACTTGTCAACGATGTCCTTACATACGCGCGTATCGGCGGGGAACAGGAAAGAAACAAGACCGTCAACACGCAGGAAATATTCGATACCGTCACGCTTGATCTTAGCCAGCGTATCGCCGACTGCAACGGCGCGGTGACACACGGCCATATGCCGCTCGTGCGCGCGAACCCGACGCATGTACGGCAGTTGCTGCAAAACCTGATCGGCAACGGCCTTAAATTTCACGGTGAAATCCCGCCGCGCGTACATGTTGAAGCAAAACAGAAAGGCGAAATGTATTCTTTTAGCGTTGCCGACAACGGCATCGGTATCGCACCTGCTTATCATGCGAAGATTTTCGACATTTTCCAGCGGCTTCATAGCCGCCATGAATATGGCGGCACCGGCATAGGACTTGCCATATGCAAAAAAATCATACAACAATACCAAGGCTGTACAATCCAGGTTCAATCGCAGCAAGGCACGGGCACAACTTTTACGTTCACCCTGCCCGCGGCGGACATCAACGAGAGCACTGCACCACAACCCTAA